The nucleotide window GACCCGGATCGAGGACGTCATCGCGATGGTGGCTCTCTACCGTCCTGGACCGATGAACTGGATCGGCGACTTCATCGCAGGCAAACACGGCCGCCGTAAGATCGCCTACCTCCATCCGAAGCTCGAGCCCATACTCGCGGAGACGTACGCCGTCGCCGTGTACCAGGAACAGATCATGCAGATCTGCCGCGACCTGGCGGGCTACACGGCCGGCGAAGCCGATCAACTGCGCAAGGTCATCGGCAAGAAGATAAAAGAGCAGATCCCCAAAGAGCGCGCCAAGTTCGTGGACGGCTGCGTGGCGCACGGCATCGATGCGCCGCTCGCGGTTCGCATTTGGCAGTTCATCGAGCCGTTCGCCGGATACGGCTTCCCGAAAGCGCACTCAGTCTGCTACGGGCTGCTCGCGTACCGCACGGCGTGGCTCAAAGCGAATCATCCCCTTGCGTTTATGGCGGCGCTCCTGACGTCAGTGAAGGGCAACACCGACAAACTCGTTGAGTATCTCGCCGAATGCGCTCGCTCGGGACTGCGCATCCTGCCACCCGACGTCAACGAAAGCGGCACCGACTTCACCGTTGTGAGCGGCGCGATCCGATTTGGATTGGCCGCCGTTCGCAACGTCGGCGGCGCGGCAATCGAAGAGCTGCTCGAACGCCGCTCGAGCGGACCGCTCACGTCGCTCGCGGATCTCTGCACGCGTCTCGATTGCCGCATCGTCAACCGCCGCGTGCTCGAAGGGCTCGTGAAAGCCGGCGCGCTCGACGGCCTTCCGGGCAACCGCGCGCAGAAGCTCGCAGCGCTGGATGCCGCCCTCGATTACGGCCAGAAGCTCAGCGAGGAGCGCGCCCTTGGCCAGACCTCGCTCTTCACGTCCGCTGGCTCCGACCTTCCGCCTCCGCCGCTCCCAGAGATGCCCGACGTGCCGATGCAGCTGCGGCTCGCGCAAGAGAAAGAAGCGATCGGCCTCTACCTGTCGGGGCATCCGCTCGCCGATAAAGCGGCACAGCTCGCCACGCGCGCGACGTGCACCATCCGGGAGGTGCGCGACTTGCCCGAGGACGAGATCGTGAGCGTGGGCGGCGTCGTGACATCGGCGCGACGCGTCGTCACAAAAGCAGGCGGGCAGATGCTCGTTGGAGTGCTGGAGGATCAGACCGGCACGATCGAAGCCGTCGTCTTCCCCAAATGGTATGCACAACTGTCGCCGGTGTTCGCGGACGAAGCCATTATCGTCGTGAAGGCGCGAGTGAAGGAGCGGCGTCCGAACGGACCGGGCCGGACCGTCGGCCTCGCGCAAGACGCGGCGGATCCGGCGGCGGCAGCGGAGGACGAGCGGAAAGATCTGACGTTACAGGTGATGGAAGCGTGGCCGCTCGCGAGCGCTCCGGCCGTGGCACGCGAAAGGCTCGCGCGACGCGAAGAAGCGGTGCGTCAGCCCGCGGCCGAGCCTCTGACGGTACAACCGCCGGTCATCTCGCCGATCGCGATGCTGAACGTGCGTCTGAACGGGGAACCCGAGGACGCGCAGCGGCTGGGCCGTCTTCGAGACATCGTGACTGCGGCGCGCGCGGGCGACGGCAAGATCGTCCTGCACGCCGGAGCGCGAGGCGATACGCGATCGTTGAAGACGTCGGTCGTCATCACCGGCGCACTGCGTGACGAACTTGCCGCCGTCTTCGGCTTCGACAACGTCTGGGAAGCGGAGCCGCGTTGAACGCCCGATTGATCGCGATCGACCTCGACGGAACGCTTGTCGGCGACGACCTGACGATCTCGACCAGGGATCGCGCGGCGATCCGCCGCGCGATAAGCGGCGGCATAAAGGTATGCCTTGTCACCGGCCGTCTTTTTAGTGCGTCCAGGCGCTTTGCAGATGATATTGGACTTCGAGGACCGCTCGCATGCCTGCAAGGCGCCGCGATCTACGATCTGCAGACGGGAGGCCTCACACGGTCGTGGCCGCTCGCCGCGAAAACCGCGATACGCGCCTACGACTTCATGAAAGATGGCGGCTACCAGACTCAACTCTACTTCGGCGATACGCTCTTCGTGGACAGCGTCGACGAACGTACCGAAGAGTACTTGCGCCGATCGCGCATCGAACCCACGATCGTGCCGGACCTGCGATCGCTGCTCGTCGAACCGGGGCGCGCCTCAGGCACGCTCCTCAAAGTCTTGGGCATCGGCGCTGCGGCAGACGTCGAGCGCGATGTCGTCCGGCTCTCCGACGTTCTCGGCGCGCACGAAGCGAACGTGATGAAGAGCCAGCCGACCTATCTCGAAGTCACCGATTCCCGTGCGGATAAAGGAAGCGCTCTACGCTCGATCGCTGAGAGCCTGGGGATTTCGCTCGCGGAGACGGCGGCGATCGGGGACTCGGACAACGATGCGCCGATGCTGCGGATCGCGGGCGCGTCGTTCGCGGTGGCGGGCGCGACCGCGGCCGCGCGTCAGGCCGCCGCGCGAATGGTCGGCGCTCAAGGCATCGGCGTCGCCGACGCTATCGACGCGCTGTGCGATGCGGATGCCTGTGGCATCCCGTAAGCGATCTGCCGCTCGACGGCCGCGGCCGCGACCGCGTGTGCTTGCAGCTCGCATCCTCGGCCCGCTCTTGATCGTGGCAATCGTGGTCGGCATTGGTTATGCGGCCGTGCGCGCGTCGCAAGATCCGCGTTTAGCCCTCGTCGCGGTCAATGTCACCGGTTGCGACAGATCGGCGCCGGAGGACGTGATTTCTGCCGCGGCATTTCCAGTGGGTCAGAACATCTGGCTGCTCGACGTGGCCGGCGCGAAGAACCGCATCGAAGCGCTGCCCTGGGTGGGTACGACCGTCGTCCGGCGCACGTGGCCGAATCACGTCGCGATCGATATCGTCGAGCGGGTGCCTGTGGCTCGACTTGTCCTGCCGTCTGGGGGCGGCGAGGAACCAAGCGCAAGCGAGGCGCTGCTCGACGAGCGGCTGCGCGTCCTTGCAGTCGGGCCGCCGGACCCACGCGACCTCCAGTTACCAACCCTCACCGTCAACAGCCTCAGCTCCAACGCCGTTCGGCCAGGGGCCGATCTCCACGCCACAGCCGCCGCTCCGGCGCTCCGCGCGCTGCAATCCTTGCAAGCGGGCGGACTGGCCGTCGTCAGCGTGCAGCTGGACGACGTGACCGGCATCGCGGCGCAGAGCGCGAGCGGCATCCACGTCTTGTTCGGAGCGCCCGATGATCTTGCGCGCAAGATCGCGTTGTTCTTGTCGATCGAGAAAAAGATCAACCGGCCGCGAGACGTGCGCTACGTCGACGTCCGCAGTCTGCGCGCACCGACGGTGCTTTTCAAGTGACAGACGCAAAGAGGGAAGTCCCGTCGCAGTTGGAATTGCAATTCGCGGATGAAGCGGCGACCTCACACGGTCGCTCGTTGCGTTCTTGCCGGGAATCTATCCACAGGCTGTGGACAATTTTAGGGGTCGTCATTGGCTCGTAGCGACGTGGTTGCCGGATTGGATATCGGCACGACCAAGACAGCCGCGGTGATCGCGAGCATCGGGCGCGATGGTGCGATGGATATCATCGGATTCGGCGTCGCGCCGTCGCTCGGTCTGCGAAAAGGCGTGGTCACCGACCTCGAAGAGACGGTGCGGTCGATCGAAGCGGCCACCGAGAGCGCCGAGCGCATGGCCGGCACGCATATCGAATCTGCGTTCGTCGGCATCACGGGCGAACACGTCCGCTCCCAGAACGCGCACGGCATCGTCGCGGTCGGCAGCGATGAGCGCGAAGTCGCAGCGGGAGATGTCAAGCGAGTCGTGGATGCCAGCACGATCATCACGCTGCCGGCCGAACGTCAGATCATCCACACGCTTCCGCGCGAGTATTCCGTGGATGGTCAGAACGGGATCACCGATCCGGTCGGCATGTCCGGGTCGCGTCTCGAAGTCGACACCCACGTCGTCACCGCGGGCACGTCGTTCGTCGCGAACGTCTTGAAATGCGTGCATCGAGCAGGCATCGAGCCGACCGCAATCGTGTTCGAGCCGCTCGCTGCCGGCGCAGCCGTTCTTCTGCCGGAGGAGAGGAACGCGGGCGTCGTGCTGCTGGATATCGGCGGGGGCACGACAGACGTCGCCGTCTACTGGGGCGGCGGTGTGTACCACACCTGGACCGTGCCGGTCGGCGGCAATATCGTCACGAACGACATAGCGCTCGGGTTGAAGACCAGTTTTCAAGAGGCGGAGAATATCAAGCACGCGTACGGCACGGCGAACCTTGCGCTCGATCTGGGCGATGAGACCTTCGAAGTCAAAGCCCTGTCGGGGCGCACGTCGCGGGCGGCGTCGAAATCGTTTCTGCGCCAGATCATCGTCGCGCGCATGACCGAGATCTTCAAACTCGTACGCGCCAACTTGGCGCAGAATTGTCCGGCGGAGGTCATGCTCGCCGAACTCGTGCTCACGGGAGGCGGCGGCGAGCTAGCCGGGCTCGATTCGCTCGCTGCCGACTTTTTCGATTTGCCGTCACGTGTCGGCGTGCCCATGCACGTCGGCGGGCTGACGGAGACGATAAAACACCCGGCATACGCGACCGCGGTCGGACTCGTGCTCTTCGGAGCTCGATCGGATGCGGGCGCTGCGCCTTCGCGCTCAGGCGGTCATGGCATGGGAGGGCGCATAGCTAAATGGTGGCGAGAGCATTTGAGCTGAGCGCGGCTCACGCCGCGCCGGCCACGACAAGTTGCAGACCGGCCTCGTCCGGCAGAAGGAGAGTCTCATGACCGAACAACGTCGCTACGTGCCCGAACATATGGCGAACATCAAAGTGATCGGCGTCGGAGGCGGCGGTTGCAACGCCATAAACCGAATGGTTGACGCAGGCATCAACGGCGCCGAATTCTTCGCGGTCAACTGCGACATCCAAGCCCTCAAGAATTCGCGCACGGAAAATCGCGTGCAGATCGGCCAGAATCTCACGCGCGGACTTGGCGCCGGCGCGGATCCGGAGATCGGGCGGCAGGCGGCGGAAGAATCCAAAGAAGACCTGGCCATGCTGGTCGAGGGCACGGACCTCGTGTTCATCACCGCCGGAATGGGCGGCGGGACCGGCACGGGCGCTGCGCCGATCGTCGCCGAGCTCGCCCGCGCCGCCGGAGCGCTGACGGTCGGCGTCGTGACCAAGCCGTTCGGGTTCGAATTGCGCAAGCGTGCGCAGATCGCCGAACGCGGGATAGCCGAACTCGAACAGAAAGTCGACACGCTGATCGTCATCCCGAACGATCGGCTGCTGTCGATCATCGAGAAGCGGACGCCGCTGATCGAAGCGTTCCGTTCGGCCGATGACGTCTTGCGCCAGGGCATCCAAGGCATCACGGACCTCATCACCAATCCGGGCTTGATCAATCTCGACTTCGCCGACGTGCGACGGGTCATGACCGATGCGGGCTCAGCCCTCATGGGCATCGGCATCGGGACAGGCGAGCGGCGTGCTGCGGATGCCGCGCAAAAAGCCGTCTCGAGCCCGCTGCTCGAAGCCACGATCGACGGCGCTCGCGGCGTCATCTTCAACATCTACGGCGGCCCGGATCTCTCGATGTACGAAGTCAACGAAGCGGCCGATGCGATCGCGAAGTCCGTGGATCCGGATGCCGAGGTCATATTCGGCGCCACGATCGACGAGAAACTTGGGAACGAGGTCCGCGTGACGGTGCTCGCCACCGGGTTCGGCTCGCGCGCTCGCGAACGGCAGCGCGTCCTCGGCGTCGGGGATATGGAGAAGGTCAAGCCGATCAACATGGACGAGATCGAAGTCCCGGCGTTCCTGCGCTACAACAAGTAGTACGGCGAGCATCGCTCGACCACGCCGAAGGGGCCGACGCTAGTCGGCCCTTTTCTTCTCTACCCATTCCGCAAGGACATATCTGCACCGCGATTGCTCCGCACGCGCAAGATCGTCTGCGATGATCGCGCCGATAGCGGGGTGCATCGGCAAGGAAAGAAGCGCGGCGACAGGATGCCATTCGCAGCGCGCGACGCGCGGATCGGCAGAATCTCCGATGTCCCGGTCGATGCGCACGTCGAAGACGAGCTGAATGAGATGCCGTGAACGGTCCGGTGCTAGCACCTCGATGACATAGCGCAGATCGCCGATCACGCTGTTCACCGACGCTTCCTCTCGCATCTCGCGAGCGAGCGCGGCGTGCGCGTTCTCACCGTCATCGAGTCCGCCGCCAGGAAGCAGATAACTCGTCGTTTCGTCTTTGACGTGACGCGCGAGAAGTATTTCATCGCCACGCACTGCAAGCGCAGCGACGCGGATTCGAGGCATGCGGCGATCACTTTCCAGTTCGCGCGGGGCTCGCGAGGAGGTTTTTCACTTCGCGATTCCAATTGAACGGAGGACTTGATGACTTCGCGCCATCGTCACCGTGGCCTTTGCCCGTGATCCGGCGGCGTAAGGAGGATAGTGGATGAAGTCGGTCTGCCAAGATCATGTCGATCTGAGAGTACCGGTCGAGCAGGCGTACGAATTCGTGAGCGACACGGCGCGCTGGCCGATGTGGCTCGCGTTTGTCGTGAACGTTCATCCGCTTGACGAAGAGAAGATCCATCTCGGTTCGGAATTGCGCATCTGCATGGCAGCCGGCAAGCGGCGCCGCCAAGAGATCTTCGAGGTGACGCGGCACGTCGGGAATGCGTTCTTGTCGTTTGAGAGCGATCTTTCCGCAGCCCGTCGCATCGACTTCCGCTTCGAGCAGCGCGGAGCGATGTCGCGCTTGTCGCTCGCCGTTGGTTATCCGGTGTTCGGCGGAGTTTTTCCAGAGATCTGGGATGCACTTTTCGTCCGGCCCATGGTGCGGCGCGCGGTTCGGGAATCGTTGATCCACGTGCGCGGCGCGCTTGACGACGCTGCCGACATCGCACAAGTTCGGACGGGCTCGACGCACGATATGGATAGGCCGCTGGCAGACGAACACCGAGTTTCAGTCGTCGCCGAACCAGTCCAGGTGGCATAGCGCGCCGCGTATGCCCGTTTACGAATACCGCTGCAAGTCGTGCGGTACCACTCACGAGATCGAACACGGTTACAACGATGAGCGGCCGACAAAGTGCCCGGCCTGCGGCGGAGAACTCGTCAGGGTCTTTCATCCGATCGGGGTCGTGTTCAAAGGCAGCGGATTCCACAAGACAGACTACGCGAAGAGCGGCGTGAAGCCGGCGCCTGCATCCGACGGCAGCAAGTCGACAGAATCCAAGGCTGGCGAGACGTCGTCAACGCCTTCGCCGTTGAGCGATTCCGGCGCAGCCTCCTCCTCATCATCGGACTCCAAGCCGGCGCCGGCAAAGAAGTCGGAATCCACGTCTACGCCGGCTCCCAAGAGCGACAAGTGATCGCGTTCTTCTGGATTTGCGCGCTGATAAGCGTGGTCAGCATGACACTCGCCGCTCTCGCCTTCGCGAGAAGATTATCGGTGCTGGCGGCGGCGATCGGGCAGCTCGCCGAGCATCCGCTGTTCGCCACGCTGCGTTCAGCAGAAGCCTCAGGCGCTCAGATGGGCCACGCAGCCCAGAACTTGACCGACGCCATGCGCAAACTCGGCGAGGCGTTTCGAACAATCGGTGAATCGCTCGGCGCTGTCGCTGCATACGCCGGTTTCGTGAGTGCTATCGCGAAAAGCATCGAAGACTTGCTGGACGTGTTCGTGCCGACGCTGCGCGGCCCCACGCAAGAGATCTAACGCTCGATCCGGCAGCCGAACGCGGCGGACCAATGCGCGGCGAACGATGGGAACGACGTCGCGATGCAATCGGCGTCATCGATCTCGATCGGCGAAGCCAGGGCTGCTGCGAGAGTCGCTGCCGTGAGTCCGATCCGGTGATCGCCGAGCGTGCCGACGCGCCCCGGCGCGCGCAGCGAACGACCTTCACCTACGATGAGACCGTCGTCGAGCTCGTCGACGCGAGCGCCAAAGGCGCGCAGAAGTCCGGCGGTTGCGGCGATGCGGTCGGATTCCTTGACGCGCAATTCGGCGGCGCCGCGAACCTCGAGGCGTACGCCGGCGAGCGCAGCAAGGGCGCAGAGCGCCGGGATCTCATCGATGCAGTTCGGCACATCGTCGGCGCCGATCTGGACAGAACGCAGCGGCGCGCCGCCGGCCACCGAGATATGCGCTCGCGGTTCATTGGAGAGAATTTCCTCGTCGAGCGTTGCGAACTCGACGCCCATCCGCCGCATCACATCGAGTGCGGCGACGCGCGAAGGATTGACGCCGACATCGATAAGATCGGCGTTCGCGCGCGACGACATCGCGATGACGGTGATGAAGTAGACGGCGGCGGAGAGATCGCCCGGAATGAGGAGCTCTTCGATCGCCGTCAGTTCGCCCGGTTCGATTCGCACGGTGTCCCCTCGCGAGTCGATCTTCACACCCATCGCGGAAAGCATCCGCTCCGTATGGTCGCGTGACGGGTGCGGGCTTTGCACGGTCGTCGCGCCGCCGGCCCGAAGACCGGCCAAGAGCAATGCCGACTTCACTTGAGCCGACGCGATCGGCAGACGGTAGTCGATTCCGCGCAATCGCCCCTCAGAGCGCGTGATCCGGACTGGCGGAGTTCCGGCGGTCGTCTCGATCGCAGCGCCCATCAAGCGGAGGGGTTGCGCCGCTCGTTCCATCGGCCGGCGGCGAAGGCTGACGTCGCCGTCAAGCGTGCACGTGGTGCGCCCGGCGAGCAGTCCCATGGCGAGGCGGATGGTCGTGCCGGAATTGCCGCAGTCGACGTTCCCGGCTTCGCGTGCAAACGGTCGGCCGGTGACGCGAACAACGTCCGCGCTTTCTTCAATGGCAGCGCCGACCGAGCGCATCGCGGCGATGGTAGCCGCCACATCCTCTCCTCGATTGAGGCCGCGGATCGTCGTCGTGCCGCGCGCGCCGGCCGCCAACATCACGGCGCGATGCGAGATCGATTTGTCGCCCGGCACGCGGAAGTTCTTACCAAAAGCGGTGGGCGCGCCCAATCGAAGAACGCTCATCTCAAATCTCGATGCGCGTCTCCCGCGCACGCCACCTTTACGACGCCGGCCGACTATAGTCGCACGACCGGAATCCACGGGGCGGCGCGCGCAGAAAACGACGGGACAGGAGAACGGGTACGCGTACCCCAACGCAAACGAAAAGCGCGGGCAAGCAGCGCTTGCCCCTTGCGGTTAGTTAATCGAAAGGTCACGTCACGTTGGTCGCACTGAGACGCGTCAGCCTCGTCTCCGCCATCATGGCTTTTGCCCTGGTGGTCTGGGGAGCGGTCGTGCGCGTCAATGGCGCGGGTATGACCTGTCCGGATTGGCCGCGGTGCCAAGGAAGCTGGCTGCCCGCGCTCAACAATCCGACGTTGTACGAATGGTCGCACCGACTGGGTGCGCTCGCGGTCACCGCGATCATCATCGCGACGTTCGTGACAGCGCTCATCGCGCGCAAGCAAGCGCCCGCGGCATTCGCCGTTTCGTGCGGCAGCCTCGGGCTGATCGTCGCGCAGATCGGCGCCGGGGCGCTGACGATCGTCCTGCACAACAACCCGCCCAGCGTCGCGATCCACCTCGTGCTCGGTTTCCTGACATTCATAAGCCTACTCGTCGTGGCGGTCCTCGCATCGCAGACGCCCGCCGCCATGAGCGAACGCGAGGGCATGCAGAAAGCACCGGCGAGCTTTGCGACGCTCGCACTGCTCACCACGGTATTGGCGTTCGCCGCGATCTTCGCAGCCGGACTCATGAGCGCGGCGAATGACGGCCTTGCCTGCATCGGATTTCCGCTGTGCAACGGGTGGGCCGGAGCCGCGAGCGCCGCGCAAATGATCCACATGGATCATCGTTTTGCCGCGTACGCCACCGCGATCGCGGTGACCGTGACGTTCATCGCGGCGCAGATCGGAAGCTGGACGCCGCGCAGCATCAAGGCACTGTCCTCCGCCGCCTTTGCGCTCGTCATTCTCCAAGTGGCGCTCGGCGTCGGCGCGGTCGCAACGCGACTCGACCCCCTCGTGCGCGTCGCGCATGAGGCGAACGGCGCGTTGCTTGCCGGGTCGCTCGTGCTGCTGACGTACGGCGCTTTACGTAGGCCGGTGCTCGCATGAACACGATTCGCGACTATCTCGGCCTCACCAAGCCGAACGTGATGTCGCTGCTGTTGTTCACGACGTTCACCGCCATGATGATGGCGGTCGGCGGTTGGCCGACGATAGGTCTGGCGTTGTGGACGCTGCTCGGCGGCGCGCTGGCATCCGCCTCATCGGCGGCGATCAACATGTATTTCGATCGCGATATCGATGCGGTGATGAAGCGCACGATGAAGCGACCTATTCCCAGCGGCCGCATAGCCCCGCGAAATGCGCTCGTCTTCGGGATCATCCTCGGCATCTGCGCGTTTGTCGAACTCAGCGTGACCGTGAACATCCTCGCAGCAACTCTGTCGGCGATCGGTATCCTTTACTATGTCTTCGTCTATACGATGTGGCTCAAGCGCTCGACGCCGAATAATATCGTCATCGGCGGTGCGGCGGGCGCCATTCCGCCGGTCGTCGGGTGGGCAGCCGTGACCAATCATCTCGGCCTCACAGCGTTGCTCCTTTTCCTCATCGTCTTCGTCTGGACTCCGCCCCATTTCTGGGCGCTCGCGCTGATGAAGAAGGACGAGTACGCGCGCGTCGGGATTCCGATGCTGCCGTCGGTGCGCGGCGATGCCGAGACGAAGAAACAGATATTGCTCTATACCGCGGCGTTGACCGTCATCACGCTGATCCTTGTGCCGATGCACGTGATGGGGCTTCTGTATCTGGCCTGCGCCCTCGTATTGGACGCTATCTTTTTCGCCTTTGCCGTCTGGGTCGCGAGGACGGGGTCACGACAGAGCGAGGGCCTCATGTATCGCTTCTCGATGCTCTACCTCGCGCTGCTTTTCGTCGCGATGGCGGCGGACCGGTTCGGCCACGGACCAGGCCTTTAGATGAGCGACGCGGCCCGCGCCGCGACGCAGGCGCGCGCACCGCTCATGCGGCCGCTCCTCTTCGGCGTCTTCGCGCGGGCTCTGCCGCTGACGATGCTCGGTCCGCTTCTGCCGGGCATCGCGACATCGCTCGGAGCGACGCTTGCGCAAGTCGGCTGGATCGTCGCCACGTACGCGACCGGTTCTCTGATAGCCCAGCCGATCATGGGCCGTTTGGCGGACGAGCGCGGCAGAAAACGCATTTTCTTCGTGTGCATAGCGCTGTTCGGCGCGGGATCGCTCGCGAGCGCCCTTGCCACATCGCTTCCATTGCTGATCATCGGCCGCATCGTCCAGGCGCTCGGTGCGGGTGGAATCCAACCGGTTGCAACCGCGATCATCGCGAGCCGGCTCGAGCCGCAGCGCCAGGGCGGCGCGATCGGCGCGCTCTACGGCGCATTCGGACTCGGCACGATGGCCGGCGCGCTCTGCGGCGGCGGGCTCGTGGCCGCTGCGGTCGCCCTCGCACCGCGGACGACGGGTTGGATCTCGGATGACCTGCGCGGTTTTCCGTGGCACCTCGTCTTCTGGCTGAACGTGCTGCTCGCGATCGCTGCCGCCGCGCTGGCACGCTCCCTGCCGGGCGATCGCCCTCGCGCAGACCTCCGACCACGCGGTAACGACCCTTCCGGCATCGCGCTCATCGTCGCCATCGCCGCAGCATTGATGGTCGCCGCGACGAATCCCGACGGAATCGGGGCGTGGGGTATCGCCGCGACGATTGCGTTGGCCGCCTTGTTCGTCATCGTAGAGCGTCGCAGCCGCGCGCCGGTGATCGATCCGGCGCTCTTCGCTTCGCGCGGACCAGCACTCGTATATTGGATCGCGCTTGGCTTCGGCGTACCGAGCTTCACGCTGACCATCTATTCGGCCACATTCCTCATCATGCGCTATAACGCGTCGCCCGAACAGGCCGGCGTGGCGTTGTTTGCCCTGGCCGCCGCCTATGTGGCGAGCGCGATCGCCGGCGGAGCGCTGATATCGCGTGTGAATTTTCGCGCACTCCTGGTCTGCGCTGCGTGCGTCGTCGCGCTCGGCGTATTTTGGCTCGCGATCTCGACGTCGATGCTCATCGCGATCATCGCGATGGCTGTAGGAGGCATCGGTCTCGGTCTTGCATCCGCGCCGCCGAATGCGCTGCTCTTGCGTTATGTGAAACGCGATCGCGCGGGATCGGCGACCGGCGTTGCAAGCATGCTTGCGACGTCGGGAGCGATCACAGCACCGGCCCTCATCGGCACGTTCCTCGCGCACTGGAGGAGCGGCGACGCGATCGACGCGATGCGTGCGGCGCTTTATGCGTGCGCGATTGTCGCGGCACTCTGTGCGGCGCTTGCGGCGACACTGCCGGAGCCGGACGACGTCGAGGAAAGAACCGGCTCTCCGGACAACCGAAGCCGTGGCGTGGAATTTGTCCGAGGAATGCATCCTTAATGAATGTCCGTAACGGCGCGTTCTGTCTCGCCATCATGATCGCGTTTGGCGCTCCGGCGGTCGCGCGTCCGTTCGAGCTGACCGATATGCGCCGTGTTGTCGACATCTCCAATCCTGTTCTCTCTCCGAACGGCGCTCAGATCGCCGCCGTCGTCGCCCGCGTGAATTGGTCGCAGGACCGGCGGGACGACTCGCTCGTGCTGTTCGACGTGGCGAGCGGCGCGCAGCGCACGCTGACGCGCGATCGGGAAGGCGTTTCGTCACCGCTCTGGTCGCCATCCGGCGACCGGATCGCATTCATCGCGGATGACGCCGACGGCACGGCGCAGATCTACGCGATGCCGATGGCCGGCGGCGACGCCGTCCAAGTCACCAAGTCTCACGACGACGTCGAGCAGTTCGCGTGGCGTCCGGACGGCGCGCGCATCGCATTCGTCACGCGCGACGTGCCCGATAACGATTCGTCTACGACGCATCTCGATGCATTCGACGTCGGTGACAACGATTACATGATCAAATCGAGCTCGCCGCCGTCGCATCTTTGGCTGGCCGCCCCCGACGGCTCTTGGAGCAAGCGCCTGACGAGCGGCACCTGGAGCATCTCGTCGCTCGACGGCGGCGCGGGTTCGGGGTTCTCGTGGTCGCCGGATGGCCGGACGATCGCGATCACACGCCTTCCGAACGCTGTGTACGGCGATAGCGATCCCGCGACGGTGGCA belongs to Candidatus Eremiobacteraceae bacterium and includes:
- the ftsZ gene encoding cell division protein FtsZ, translated to MTEQRRYVPEHMANIKVIGVGGGGCNAINRMVDAGINGAEFFAVNCDIQALKNSRTENRVQIGQNLTRGLGAGADPEIGRQAAEESKEDLAMLVEGTDLVFITAGMGGGTGTGAAPIVAELARAAGALTVGVVTKPFGFELRKRAQIAERGIAELEQKVDTLIVIPNDRLLSIIEKRTPLIEAFRSADDVLRQGIQGITDLITNPGLINLDFADVRRVMTDAGSALMGIGIGTGERRAADAAQKAVSSPLLEATIDGARGVIFNIYGGPDLSMYEVNEAADAIAKSVDPDAEVIFGATIDEKLGNEVRVTVLATGFGSRARERQRVLGVGDMEKVKPINMDEIEVPAFLRYNK
- a CDS encoding COX15/CtaA family protein: MVALRRVSLVSAIMAFALVVWGAVVRVNGAGMTCPDWPRCQGSWLPALNNPTLYEWSHRLGALAVTAIIIATFVTALIARKQAPAAFAVSCGSLGLIVAQIGAGALTIVLHNNPPSVAIHLVLGFLTFISLLVVAVLASQTPAAMSEREGMQKAPASFATLALLTTVLAFAAIFAAGLMSAANDGLACIGFPLCNGWAGAASAAQMIHMDHRFAAYATAIAVTVTFIAAQIGSWTPRSIKALSSAAFALVILQVALGVGAVATRLDPLVRVAHEANGALLAGSLVLLTYGALRRPVLA
- the aroA gene encoding 3-phosphoshikimate 1-carboxyvinyltransferase, producing the protein MSVLRLGAPTAFGKNFRVPGDKSISHRAVMLAAGARGTTTIRGLNRGEDVAATIAAMRSVGAAIEESADVVRVTGRPFAREAGNVDCGNSGTTIRLAMGLLAGRTTCTLDGDVSLRRRPMERAAQPLRLMGAAIETTAGTPPVRITRSEGRLRGIDYRLPIASAQVKSALLLAGLRAGGATTVQSPHPSRDHTERMLSAMGVKIDSRGDTVRIEPGELTAIEELLIPGDLSAAVYFITVIAMSSRANADLIDVGVNPSRVAALDVMRRMGVEFATLDEEILSNEPRAHISVAGGAPLRSVQIGADDVPNCIDEIPALCALAALAGVRLEVRGAAELRVKESDRIAATAGLLRAFGARVDELDDGLIVGEGRSLRAPGRVGTLGDHRIGLTAATLAAALASPIEIDDADCIATSFPSFAAHWSAAFGCRIER
- a CDS encoding NUDIX domain-containing protein, with amino-acid sequence MPRIRVAALAVRGDEILLARHVKDETTSYLLPGGGLDDGENAHAALAREMREEASVNSVIGDLRYVIEVLAPDRSRHLIQLVFDVRIDRDIGDSADPRVARCEWHPVAALLSLPMHPAIGAIIADDLARAEQSRCRYVLAEWVEKKRAD
- a CDS encoding Cof-type HAD-IIB family hydrolase, with protein sequence MNARLIAIDLDGTLVGDDLTISTRDRAAIRRAISGGIKVCLVTGRLFSASRRFADDIGLRGPLACLQGAAIYDLQTGGLTRSWPLAAKTAIRAYDFMKDGGYQTQLYFGDTLFVDSVDERTEEYLRRSRIEPTIVPDLRSLLVEPGRASGTLLKVLGIGAAADVERDVVRLSDVLGAHEANVMKSQPTYLEVTDSRADKGSALRSIAESLGISLAETAAIGDSDNDAPMLRIAGASFAVAGATAAARQAAARMVGAQGIGVADAIDALCDADACGIP
- a CDS encoding SRPBCC family protein, whose protein sequence is MKSVCQDHVDLRVPVEQAYEFVSDTARWPMWLAFVVNVHPLDEEKIHLGSELRICMAAGKRRRQEIFEVTRHVGNAFLSFESDLSAARRIDFRFEQRGAMSRLSLAVGYPVFGGVFPEIWDALFVRPMVRRAVRESLIHVRGALDDAADIAQVRTGSTHDMDRPLADEHRVSVVAEPVQVA
- a CDS encoding FtsQ-type POTRA domain-containing protein — protein: MLAARILGPLLIVAIVVGIGYAAVRASQDPRLALVAVNVTGCDRSAPEDVISAAAFPVGQNIWLLDVAGAKNRIEALPWVGTTVVRRTWPNHVAIDIVERVPVARLVLPSGGGEEPSASEALLDERLRVLAVGPPDPRDLQLPTLTVNSLSSNAVRPGADLHATAAAPALRALQSLQAGGLAVVSVQLDDVTGIAAQSASGIHVLFGAPDDLARKIALFLSIEKKINRPRDVRYVDVRSLRAPTVLFK
- the ftsA gene encoding cell division protein FtsA encodes the protein MARSDVVAGLDIGTTKTAAVIASIGRDGAMDIIGFGVAPSLGLRKGVVTDLEETVRSIEAATESAERMAGTHIESAFVGITGEHVRSQNAHGIVAVGSDEREVAAGDVKRVVDASTIITLPAERQIIHTLPREYSVDGQNGITDPVGMSGSRLEVDTHVVTAGTSFVANVLKCVHRAGIEPTAIVFEPLAAGAAVLLPEERNAGVVLLDIGGGTTDVAVYWGGGVYHTWTVPVGGNIVTNDIALGLKTSFQEAENIKHAYGTANLALDLGDETFEVKALSGRTSRAASKSFLRQIIVARMTEIFKLVRANLAQNCPAEVMLAELVLTGGGGELAGLDSLAADFFDLPSRVGVPMHVGGLTETIKHPAYATAVGLVLFGARSDAGAAPSRSGGHGMGGRIAKWWREHLS